The genomic interval TGTCCCCAAACTGGGCGTGCCAAGACGGGGAGCGCTGTTCGGTCCGCCCGCCGGGAACGACCCGTTCCCACCGAAATCGGGGTTCGTGTAGTCAATGCCCGTATCCACAATGGCAACGACGCGCCCTTCGCCAATATAGCCGGATGTCCACGCGGGGACGGTGTTGGTGAAGGTTGTCGCCCCGCTCAAATCCAACTGATGTTCAATGACGGGGTAAACCGTCTTCACACCTGGGGAGAGGGCAAGCGCGTTGAGGTCTTTCTCGTTGATCGCCAGCGAAATCGTGTTGATCAGGTAGGTTGTTCGCCCCAAGACTTCCGGGGAGGCAACACCGAGCGCCTCGGCTTCGAGGACGACGGCATCCTGAACGCTCAGAATCGCCTCGTTCGCGCCAATGACGGGGGCAGAAACGACGCCGCCCGTGCCGCTGGTGCTGACATCAACGCGCTCCACAACGGGCGAGTCGGTTAGTTCAACCATAACCATCATCCGCCCATCAGCGGTGCGGAGGCTGTTCGTGCGCACCGCCTCTAGGGAGGTAAGGAGACCATCACCATCCTGCGCCGAAGCCGTTGGCGTGGCAAGAGGTGAGAGCGTAAAAGTCAGCAGCGCAACGAAAAGCGCTATGCGGAAAAAAGTTTGTAAACGATAAGCCTTCATGAACATTCCCCTTTTGGGTCGTTCCAACCTTGTGTTGGGTGGATGGGCGCAACCTCCCACCGCCAACAAAAAAACATTTCACGAACCGTTGCTAAAATGTTCTACTGTGACCCCACCCCATCTGTCCCTGTCCCGCCCTGTGGGGCGACGACATCGGGCGCCCCACGCTGTGGCGGGACGCCTTCCGGTGTGACCGGATCGGGGTACGCCACCGTGACGACGCTGATCCCCTTCACCCCTGGCAACCCTTGAATCAGCGGGAGGGCGGTGGCATCCACCTGCACGGCGATGCTGTTCAGCACCGCTCCCGTCTGGCTCAGGATCACGGCGTTGATCGGTGGGGCGCTGAGCGCCTTGACCATCCCTGCCTGCTGCCCCAAAACCAGCGCCGTCTCCATCCGCCGAACGAAATCGGCAAAAGCGGGCGACGCCCCCACTCCCAACGACGCCAAAAGCGCCGCAGCGGGCGGATCGTTCAAGGTGATGATCACCTGCACCTGACCGCGCAGCCTATCCGTCAGTGGGTTTTCGGCGGTGCTGTCTATGGGTGGGCTGCCGCTCGGCGGAAGGCGTGGGGGCATCGGTGTAGCGCTCGTCTGAAGGGCGGGGCGGGCGGCGTGAGAGCCATCAAGAACAGAGGAGGGTAGGGGGTGCATTGCCGTGACGCAGATGAGGGACAGGATAAACGAACCTCCCGTGAGGATGATCCTCCACGTCCGCTGATCGTGCTGCGTTGCCAATGTCACCAAACCCTTGTGTTGCGTGTTGAGAGAAAAGATTAGCAAAAGATGAAAGAAAAATCAAATTTTCATTTTTTAGGGGGCAACAACATACATGCATTCCTATGGGAGGACGCAATCCCCCTCGCCTTGCGGGAGGGGGGGGGCAGGCGCGTACAATGCGCCCCTACAGGGTGTGGGAGATGGCGTGCTGGAGAATGTCCCTATTTGGGGTTTTCCATATCGGGGATTGCCCGGACGTAAATCCCAGGCTCAACCCTTTGTGGGGTGGCTGGTTTTCCCTCGGCAGGCGGATCAATCAGCATCTCTTTGACGTAGATCGCATCGCGGCGGTTGGTGAACGCCAATTGATGCTCATGCTCAAGGACAATCGCCTCGGTGGGACAGGCATCCTCGCAATAGCCACAGAAAATACAGCGCAGCATGTTGATTTCATAGGTTTTTGCGTAGCGCTCACCGGGGCTGTAGCGTTCTTCGTCAGTATTTTCCGCCGCCTCCACCCAAATCGCATCAGCAGGGCAGGCCGCCGCGCACAGCGCACAGCCAATGCATTTTTCCAAGCCGTTTTCATAGCGTTTCAGATGGTGACGCCCCTTGAAGCGTTCACGGGCGGGGCGTTCCCGCTCTGGATATTGGATGGTGACTGCCTCTTCGGGCAAGTATTTGAGAGTGGTTAGCAGCCCACGTAGGATGTTCATCGCAGTTCCTTTTTATGAATAGGCGTTACGCAGTTGCCCTCATCCCCTACCCCCTTCTTCCGACGGGAGACGGGGAATCAACTTTTGAGGGGGCTTCCCCCTCAACCTACCCCTTTCGATGAGTACAGGGGAAACGGGGTCAACTCCATTGCTTCGGATGAAATGATAGCATGACAGAGCGCCCTTAGACGATAGTCGAAAGATCACTCTAGTTTATCAAAGACCTTGTGCAGTTCACGCGGGCGCACCTGTGAGAGCGCGGCGATCCGGTCACTTGATTCGCGCAGGCGGCGGCTGAGGACGTTGATCAACTTGAGCGACAAATCCGGCTGCTGACGAATGAGCGCCAAAAGCGGCTCGCGGCGCAAACGGAGCGTTAGCGTATCTTGGAGGGCAAGAGCCTTTTCGGTGCGCGGGCTGTTTTCAAAGAGCGTTAGCTCGCCAAAGTAGGAGAGCGCCTCCACAGTCGCAATACGGACCGTAGACCCTTTCCGCTGTCCTTCGCGTTCCAGCGCCACCCGCCCGCGCACCACAACATAGAGCGCCCCGCCGGCGTCGCCCTCATTAAAGACGACCGCATCGTTGGCAAATAGTTCCTCATCGCACACACTGGCGAGAATCTTCAACTGATCCACCGACATCCCAGCAAAGAAGGGGACTTCCTTCAGGAAGATGATTTTCTCAATGGTAGAAAGCACAGTGTCCTCCCACGATGAACCGCTCGTTTTCGCCCCAGACATCATCCGCCGGGCGGCGCGTGCCGCCAAGCGTACTTCCACGACCCCATCGGAGAGGGCGGGTCCGATCATCGCTTCCAGTTCTGCCTTGCTAAAGAGCGTCGCACAGGGCGACTTGCGCAAACCAGGTAGATCGGTAGAGGGTGTCGCAAGCGCCATTTCCTCACCGGGCAGGGTTGGCACAATGGATGGATGGTCTGCCTTTTCGCTCTTTTCCGTTTTGCCTGTCGTTTCTGTCTTTTCGCCACCCAACGCACTGAGGGCATCCGCCGCACTGCGACGGCGTTTGGGCGTCTCTGGTTTTGTCTCAGAGGAGGCGGGTTCTTTCCCTTCGGGCATGTCTTTGGGCGTCTCTAGGGCGCTCAGCAAATCGCCCGCGCCGCGCCGCGCCCGCCGATCTTTGGGG from Anaerolineales bacterium carries:
- the nuoI gene encoding NADH-quinone oxidoreductase subunit NuoI, producing MNILRGLLTTLKYLPEEAVTIQYPERERPARERFKGRHHLKRYENGLEKCIGCALCAAACPADAIWVEAAENTDEERYSPGERYAKTYEINMLRCIFCGYCEDACPTEAIVLEHEHQLAFTNRRDAIYVKEMLIDPPAEGKPATPQRVEPGIYVRAIPDMENPK